Proteins encoded together in one Streptomyces sp. NBC_01216 window:
- a CDS encoding NAD(P)H-dependent flavin oxidoreductase produces the protein MRPGRLGELLGLSLPVVQGPFGGGLSSVALAVAVSEAGGLGSYGAHVLEPAEITDLVARLRAGTDRPFAVNLWVPLDGETAFRPSEEELAAHAARLRPYYDELGTSAPTAAEVAALPDFEAQVEALLAAAPPVVSLVMGLPPRHLVEEAGRRGIALIGTATTVDEAVALERAGVDAVVASGSDAGGHRGAFLRPVRESLVGTFSLVPQVADAVGVPVIAAGGIADGRGMAAALTLGADAVQVGTGFLAARESGASTVHRETLGTPRARTTVLTRLFSGRTARGIPNDFVREMAAHEDRVPPYPVQNALMRPIRREAGRRGRSGYVNLWAGQAAALARRTPAAASYLAGLVEEADRLLERSA, from the coding sequence ATGAGGCCGGGACGGCTCGGCGAACTCCTCGGGCTCTCCCTCCCCGTCGTCCAGGGCCCGTTCGGCGGCGGACTCTCCTCCGTCGCACTGGCGGTGGCGGTCTCGGAGGCGGGCGGACTGGGCTCGTACGGGGCCCACGTCCTCGAACCGGCGGAGATCACGGACCTGGTGGCCCGGCTGAGGGCGGGCACGGACAGGCCGTTCGCCGTGAACCTCTGGGTGCCGCTCGACGGCGAGACCGCCTTCCGTCCGTCGGAGGAGGAGCTGGCCGCGCACGCGGCCCGCCTGCGGCCGTACTACGACGAACTGGGCACGTCCGCGCCGACCGCCGCCGAGGTGGCGGCACTGCCGGACTTCGAGGCGCAGGTGGAGGCGCTGCTCGCCGCCGCGCCGCCGGTCGTCAGTCTGGTGATGGGACTGCCGCCCCGTCACCTGGTCGAGGAGGCCGGGCGCCGGGGCATCGCACTGATCGGCACGGCGACGACGGTGGACGAGGCCGTCGCCCTGGAGCGGGCGGGCGTGGACGCGGTCGTCGCCTCCGGCAGCGACGCGGGCGGGCACCGGGGGGCCTTCCTGCGGCCGGTCCGGGAGTCCCTGGTCGGCACGTTCTCGCTGGTCCCCCAGGTGGCGGACGCGGTCGGAGTGCCGGTGATCGCGGCGGGCGGCATCGCCGACGGCCGCGGGATGGCCGCCGCCCTGACGCTCGGCGCGGACGCGGTCCAGGTCGGCACCGGGTTCCTGGCCGCCCGGGAGTCCGGGGCGAGCACGGTGCACCGTGAGACGCTCGGCACTCCGCGGGCCCGGACGACGGTCCTCACCCGGCTCTTCTCCGGGCGCACCGCCCGGGGCATCCCGAACGACTTCGTCCGGGAGATGGCCGCCCACGAGGACCGGGTACCGCCCTATCCCGTACAGAACGCCCTGATGCGGCCGATCCGCCGGGAGGCCGGGAGGCGAGGGCGTTCCGGATACGTGAACCTGTGGGCCGGCCAGGCGGCGGCGCTGGCCCGGCGGACGCCGGCGGCGGCCTCGTACCTCGCCGGACTCGTGGAGGAGGCGGACCGGCTGCTGGAACGGTCGGCTTGA
- a CDS encoding energy-coupling factor transporter transmembrane protein EcfT, with the protein MTTLRAPEANRSNALHAGAWWLWALGLAVAASRTTNMLVLGLIVGVAGYVVGARRTDAPWARSYGAFVKLGLFVVFLRVVFSVVLGSPIPGSHVLFTLPEVPLPSWAQGVRIGGRVTAEQVVFALYDGAKLATLLICVGAANALANPARLLKSLPGALYEAGVAVVVAMTFAPNMVADVLRLRTARRLRGRPTGGVRAVLRIGLPVLEGALERSVAVAASMDARGYGRTARVPAAVRRTTNVLTLGGLLGVCAGSYGLLAAEGAGYGLPLVVGGLTAAVAGLRLGGRRAARTRYRPDRWGPRAWLVAASGVAVAALMILANAYMYEALHPGVVPLVAPELPLWPAASVLVGLLPAFVAPAPRAEEVSA; encoded by the coding sequence ATGACGACGCTCCGCGCCCCGGAGGCGAACCGCTCCAACGCCCTGCACGCCGGCGCCTGGTGGCTGTGGGCACTGGGTCTGGCCGTGGCCGCATCCCGCACCACCAACATGCTGGTCCTGGGGCTGATCGTGGGAGTGGCCGGCTACGTCGTCGGGGCCCGCCGTACCGACGCGCCCTGGGCCCGCTCGTACGGGGCGTTCGTGAAGCTGGGACTGTTCGTGGTGTTCCTGCGGGTGGTCTTCTCCGTCGTCCTGGGCTCGCCGATCCCGGGTTCACACGTCCTGTTCACCCTGCCCGAGGTGCCGCTGCCCTCCTGGGCCCAAGGGGTCCGGATCGGGGGACGGGTCACCGCCGAGCAGGTGGTGTTCGCCCTGTACGACGGGGCGAAGCTGGCGACCCTGCTGATCTGCGTGGGCGCGGCGAACGCGCTGGCCAACCCGGCGCGGCTGCTCAAGTCCCTGCCGGGCGCGCTCTACGAGGCGGGGGTGGCCGTCGTCGTCGCGATGACGTTCGCCCCGAACATGGTCGCGGACGTGCTGCGGCTGCGCACGGCCCGGCGGCTGCGCGGGCGGCCGACGGGCGGGGTGCGGGCGGTGCTCCGGATCGGGCTTCCGGTCCTGGAGGGCGCGCTGGAGCGCTCGGTCGCGGTGGCGGCGTCGATGGACGCGCGCGGCTACGGACGCACGGCGCGGGTCCCGGCGGCCGTGCGTCGGACGACGAACGTGCTGACGCTGGGCGGGCTGCTCGGTGTGTGCGCCGGTTCGTACGGTCTGCTGGCGGCGGAGGGCGCGGGGTACGGGCTGCCGCTCGTGGTCGGCGGGCTCACCGCCGCCGTGGCCGGGCTGCGGCTGGGCGGGCGGCGTGCGGCACGGACCCGCTACCGGCCCGACCGGTGGGGCCCGCGGGCATGGCTGGTCGCCGCGTCGGGTGTCGCCGTCGCGGCGCTGATGATCCTGGCGAACGCGTACATGTACGAGGCGCTGCACCCCGGAGTCGTGCCGCTGGTGGCGCCGGAGCTGCCGCTGTGGCCCGCCGCCTCCGTCCTGGTGGGCCTGCTGCCCGCGTTCGTCGCACCGGCGCCCCGCGCCGAGGAGGTTTCCGCGTGA
- a CDS encoding cytochrome P450: protein MSCPHLPEGFDATDPDLLHSRVPHPEFARLRQTAPVWWCAQSAGVTGFDDAGYWAVTRHADVRYVSTRPELFSSAENTAVIRFNEHVTRDQIDVQKLIMLNMDPPEHTRVRQIVQRGFTPRAIRGLEAALRERAKRIAEEARRGADADGSFDFVTRVAVELPLQAIAELIGVPQEDRARIFDWSNKMVAYDDPEYAITEEVGAESAMELIGYAMNLAAARKKCPAQDIVSQLVAAEGQGNLSSDEFGFFVLLLAVAGNETTRNAISHGMHAFLTHPAEWERFKRERPATTAEEIVRWATPVVSFQRTATQDTELGGQKIREGDRIGLFYSSANNDPEVFDDPGTFDITRDPNPHLGFGGGGPHFCLGKSLAVKEIELIFNALADVLPDLRPAGEPRRLRAAWLNGIKELRVRIPG, encoded by the coding sequence ATGTCCTGCCCCCACCTCCCCGAAGGGTTCGACGCCACCGACCCCGACCTGCTCCACAGCCGCGTCCCCCATCCGGAGTTCGCGCGGCTCCGGCAGACGGCACCCGTCTGGTGGTGCGCCCAGTCGGCCGGTGTCACCGGCTTCGACGACGCGGGGTACTGGGCCGTCACCCGGCACGCGGACGTCAGGTACGTCTCCACCCGGCCCGAGTTGTTCTCCTCCGCGGAGAACACGGCCGTCATCCGCTTCAACGAGCACGTCACACGGGACCAGATCGACGTCCAGAAGCTGATCATGCTCAACATGGACCCGCCGGAGCACACCCGGGTCCGTCAGATCGTCCAGCGCGGCTTCACCCCGCGCGCGATCCGCGGGCTGGAGGCCGCGCTGCGCGAGCGCGCCAAGAGGATCGCCGAGGAGGCGCGGCGCGGCGCGGACGCGGACGGCTCCTTCGACTTCGTCACCCGGGTCGCCGTCGAACTGCCGCTCCAGGCCATCGCCGAACTCATCGGCGTCCCACAGGAGGACCGCGCCCGGATCTTCGACTGGTCGAACAAGATGGTCGCGTACGACGACCCCGAGTACGCCATCACGGAGGAGGTCGGCGCCGAGTCCGCCATGGAGCTCATCGGGTACGCGATGAACCTCGCCGCAGCCCGCAAGAAGTGTCCGGCCCAGGACATCGTGTCCCAGCTCGTCGCCGCCGAGGGGCAGGGCAACCTCTCCTCCGACGAGTTCGGGTTCTTCGTGCTGTTGCTCGCGGTCGCCGGCAACGAGACCACGCGCAATGCCATCAGCCACGGGATGCACGCCTTCCTCACCCACCCCGCCGAGTGGGAGCGGTTCAAACGGGAACGCCCGGCGACGACCGCCGAGGAGATCGTGCGCTGGGCCACCCCGGTGGTCTCCTTCCAGCGCACGGCCACCCAGGACACCGAGCTCGGCGGGCAGAAGATCCGTGAGGGTGACCGGATCGGGCTCTTCTACTCCTCCGCCAACAACGACCCCGAGGTCTTCGACGACCCCGGGACGTTCGACATCACCCGAGACCCCAACCCCCACCTCGGCTTCGGGGGCGGCGGCCCGCACTTCTGCCTCGGGAAGTCACTGGCCGTCAAGGAGATCGAGCTGATCTTCAACGCGCTGGCGGACGTCCTGCCCGACCTGCGACCGGCGGGGGAACCACGCCGGCTGCGCGCCGCCTGGCTGAACGGCATCAAGGAACTCCGGGTCCGGATCCCCGGCTGA
- a CDS encoding SCO2322 family protein: MAAAAPAQAVGYRYWSFWESDGGAWTYATQGPATARPADGDVNGFRFAVSKDSSDAARPSAAPDFQAICSATEPKAGAKRVAVVIDFGGPADAPPGETPPEPALKVGCAQVREAATGAEALAAVAKPLRYDSAALLCGIEGYPAKGCGEQVSEREPSGTPAGRPTASAAAPPEDGEQRDDGGPSVGIVAGGAAVLVLGGAAVLRARRRR, encoded by the coding sequence ATGGCCGCCGCCGCGCCGGCTCAGGCCGTCGGCTACCGCTACTGGTCCTTCTGGGAGAGCGACGGCGGCGCCTGGACGTACGCCACCCAGGGCCCGGCGACCGCCCGGCCCGCCGACGGGGACGTGAACGGTTTCCGCTTCGCGGTCAGCAAGGACTCCAGCGACGCCGCCCGGCCCTCCGCCGCCCCCGACTTCCAGGCGATCTGCTCCGCCACCGAGCCGAAGGCCGGTGCCAAGCGGGTCGCGGTGGTGATCGACTTCGGCGGTCCGGCGGACGCCCCGCCGGGCGAGACGCCGCCGGAGCCCGCGCTGAAGGTCGGCTGCGCGCAGGTGCGCGAGGCGGCGACCGGCGCGGAGGCGCTGGCCGCGGTCGCGAAGCCGCTGCGCTACGACAGCGCCGCGCTGCTGTGCGGGATCGAGGGCTACCCGGCGAAGGGCTGCGGCGAGCAGGTGTCGGAGCGGGAACCGTCCGGCACGCCCGCCGGGCGGCCGACCGCCTCGGCCGCCGCGCCGCCGGAAGACGGGGAGCAGCGTGACGACGGCGGACCGTCCGTCGGGATCGTCGCGGGCGGAGCCGCCGTGCTCGTACTCGGAGGAGCCGCCGTCCTGCGGGCCCGTCGCCGGCGATGA
- a CDS encoding ECF transporter S component, which produces MAHGRTGAGGVVSTRTRPVRLGPRSVAALVLVSVIGLIAVGWPLLADGDAAVTTHAADAPWLFAALLPLLIGVVVATISDCGMDAKAVAMLGVLAAVGAALRPLGAGTAGIEPMFFLMVLSGRVLGPGFGFVLGSVTMFASALLTGGVGPWMPVQMLAMGWFTMGAGLLPGPERLRGRGELLMLSAYGFLAAFAYGTVTNLYGWVTVGGLAHGIAFVPGDPVRENLVRFLAYVLATSVGWDLGRAALTVVLTLTVGGTLLKALRRATRRANFEAQVTFEAAEGPLRGEAAHMTKVPYGPE; this is translated from the coding sequence GTGGCTCACGGTCGAACAGGTGCGGGAGGCGTTGTGAGCACCCGGACACGACCGGTCCGGCTCGGGCCGCGTTCGGTCGCCGCCCTCGTCCTGGTCTCCGTGATCGGTCTGATCGCCGTCGGCTGGCCCCTTCTGGCGGACGGTGACGCGGCGGTCACCACCCATGCCGCCGACGCGCCCTGGCTGTTCGCCGCGCTGCTTCCGCTGCTGATCGGGGTGGTGGTCGCGACGATCTCCGACTGCGGGATGGACGCGAAGGCGGTCGCGATGCTGGGCGTGCTCGCCGCCGTGGGGGCGGCGCTGCGGCCCCTGGGAGCGGGGACCGCCGGCATCGAGCCGATGTTCTTCCTGATGGTGCTGAGCGGCCGGGTCCTCGGACCGGGCTTCGGCTTCGTCCTCGGCTCGGTCACGATGTTCGCGTCCGCGCTGCTGACGGGCGGGGTGGGCCCCTGGATGCCGGTGCAGATGCTGGCGATGGGCTGGTTCACGATGGGCGCCGGCCTGCTGCCGGGACCGGAGCGGCTCCGCGGCCGGGGCGAGCTGCTGATGCTCTCGGCGTACGGGTTCCTGGCCGCCTTCGCGTACGGCACGGTCACCAATCTGTACGGCTGGGTGACGGTCGGCGGCCTGGCGCACGGGATCGCCTTCGTGCCGGGCGACCCGGTGCGGGAGAACCTCGTGCGGTTCCTGGCCTACGTACTGGCGACGTCCGTCGGCTGGGACCTCGGGCGCGCCGCGCTCACCGTCGTCCTGACCCTGACCGTCGGCGGCACCCTCCTGAAGGCGCTCCGGCGGGCCACCCGGCGGGCCAATTTCGAGGCCCAGGTCACATTCGAGGCCGCGGAAGGACCTCTTCGCGGTGAGGCGGCCCACATGACCAAAGTCCCCTACGGCCCGGAATAG
- a CDS encoding ABC transporter ATP-binding protein: MIRFENVSVTYAEGAQPTLRGLDLTVPEGELVLLVGPSGVGKSTLLGAVSGLVPHFTGGTLTGRVTVAGRDTRTHKPRELADVVGTVGQDPSAHFVTDTVEDELAYGMESLGLAPGVMRRRVEETLDLLGLAELRDRPIATLSGGQRQRVAIGSVLTPHPRVLVLDEPTSALDPAAAEDVLAVLQRLVHDLGTTILMAEHRLERVVQYADQVLLLPDGVMGPPADVMSVSPVYPPVVALGRLAGWEPLPLTVRDARRGAGELRERLRDATPARPLPSPAPAPPSPSPSSPSTPPSAPMPLPRSASAEAGRAGSPSATDRRSGFSLFRRRRGAGAARKPDGSGALVEVRGLGVRRGRVEALRRVDLRVTVGETVALMGRNGAGKSTLLGAVVGMIEPTSGGILVGDRTPHRTDPRTLIRQVGLVPQEPRDLLYADTVGAECDAADADAGAGPGSCRALVSALLPGVTDDTHPRDLSEGQRLALALAVVLTGRPPLILLDEPTRGLDYAAKARLVTHLRTLAAEGHAIVLATHDVELAAELAHRVVILAGGEIVADGPTAEVVVSSPAFSPQVAKILAPQPWLTVEQVREAL, encoded by the coding sequence GTGATCCGCTTCGAGAACGTCTCCGTGACGTACGCGGAGGGGGCCCAGCCCACTCTGCGGGGCCTGGACCTGACGGTCCCCGAAGGTGAGCTGGTCCTGCTCGTCGGTCCGTCGGGCGTGGGCAAGTCGACGCTGCTCGGCGCCGTCTCGGGGCTGGTGCCGCACTTCACCGGCGGGACGCTGACGGGCCGGGTGACGGTCGCGGGACGCGACACCCGGACGCACAAGCCCCGCGAACTGGCCGACGTCGTCGGCACCGTGGGGCAGGACCCCTCGGCCCACTTCGTCACGGACACCGTCGAGGACGAGCTGGCGTACGGAATGGAGTCGCTGGGCCTGGCGCCCGGGGTGATGCGGCGCCGGGTGGAGGAGACCCTGGACCTGCTGGGGCTGGCCGAGCTGCGGGACCGGCCGATCGCCACCCTGTCCGGCGGACAGCGGCAGCGGGTCGCGATCGGTTCGGTGCTGACCCCGCACCCACGGGTCCTGGTCCTCGACGAGCCGACCTCGGCGCTCGACCCGGCGGCGGCCGAGGACGTCCTCGCGGTGCTGCAACGCCTGGTCCACGACCTGGGGACGACCATCCTGATGGCGGAGCACCGTCTGGAGCGGGTGGTGCAGTACGCGGACCAGGTGCTGCTGCTGCCCGACGGCGTCATGGGTCCGCCGGCCGACGTGATGTCCGTCTCGCCGGTGTATCCGCCGGTCGTGGCCCTGGGCCGGCTCGCCGGCTGGGAACCGCTGCCGCTGACCGTGCGGGACGCCCGACGCGGGGCGGGCGAACTACGGGAGCGTCTCCGGGACGCCACTCCGGCGCGTCCACTCCCGTCCCCGGCCCCGGCGCCGCCCTCACCCTCGCCTTCGTCCCCTTCGACGCCCCCGTCCGCCCCGATGCCCCTGCCTCGGTCGGCTTCGGCGGAAGCGGGCCGGGCCGGGAGTCCGTCCGCGACCGATCGTCGCTCGGGCTTCTCGCTGTTCCGACGGCGCCGGGGCGCCGGGGCGGCGAGGAAGCCCGACGGCTCGGGCGCACTGGTCGAGGTGCGCGGGCTCGGAGTCCGGCGTGGACGGGTCGAGGCACTGCGGAGGGTCGACCTGCGGGTCACCGTGGGAGAGACCGTGGCGCTCATGGGCCGCAACGGCGCGGGCAAGTCGACACTGCTCGGGGCCGTCGTCGGGATGATCGAGCCGACGTCCGGCGGAATCCTCGTCGGCGACCGGACCCCGCACCGCACCGACCCCCGGACGCTGATCCGGCAGGTGGGCCTGGTGCCGCAGGAACCCCGCGACCTGCTGTACGCGGACACCGTCGGCGCGGAGTGCGACGCGGCCGACGCGGACGCGGGCGCCGGACCCGGCAGCTGTCGCGCCCTCGTCTCCGCGCTGCTTCCGGGTGTGACGGACGACACCCACCCCCGCGATCTGTCGGAGGGGCAGCGTCTCGCGCTGGCCCTGGCCGTCGTGCTGACCGGACGCCCGCCCCTGATCCTCCTCGACGAGCCGACCCGGGGCCTGGACTACGCGGCCAAGGCCCGCCTCGTCACGCATCTGCGGACGCTGGCGGCCGAGGGCCACGCCATCGTGCTGGCCACGCACGACGTGGAACTCGCCGCGGAGCTGGCGCACCGGGTGGTGATCCTGGCCGGCGGTGAGATCGTCGCGGACGGTCCGACCGCCGAGGTGGTCGTCTCCTCCCCCGCCTTCTCCCCCCAGGTCGCGAAGATCCTGGCCCCCCAGCCGTGGCTCACGGTCGAACAGGTGCGGGAGGCGTTGTGA
- a CDS encoding steroid 3-ketoacyl-CoA thiolase: MAAEPVIVEAVRTPIGKRGGALANLHPAYLLGETYRELLGRTGIHADCVEQIVGGTVTHAGEQSMNPARNAWLTMGLPYETAATTVDCQCGSSQQASHMVANMIASGVIDVGISCGVEAMSRVPLGSGTRHGPGKPWPDEWNVDLPNQFEAAERIARRRGLGRERVDSLGLLSQERAAVAWAEERFKRETFAVQVPTTEEEQAAGQGMWRLVDRDEGLRDTSMEALARLKPVMPTAVHTAGNSSQISDGACALMWASKRMAKALKLRPRARIVAQALVGSDPHFHLDGPVDATRAVLGKAGMSLGDIDLVEINEAFASVVLSWARVFEQDLEKVNVNGGAIALGHPVGATGARLITTALHELERTDKEFALITMCAGGALATGTIIQRL, from the coding sequence ATGGCCGCGGAACCCGTCATCGTCGAAGCCGTACGCACCCCCATCGGCAAGCGCGGAGGCGCGCTCGCCAACCTGCACCCCGCCTACCTGCTGGGCGAGACCTACCGTGAACTCCTGGGGCGCACCGGCATCCACGCCGACTGCGTCGAGCAGATCGTCGGCGGGACGGTCACCCACGCCGGCGAGCAGTCCATGAACCCGGCGCGCAATGCCTGGCTCACCATGGGACTTCCCTACGAGACCGCCGCGACCACCGTCGACTGTCAGTGCGGTTCCTCGCAGCAGGCGAGTCACATGGTGGCCAACATGATCGCCTCCGGGGTCATCGACGTCGGCATCAGCTGCGGCGTGGAGGCCATGTCCCGGGTCCCGCTCGGTTCGGGGACCAGGCACGGCCCCGGAAAGCCCTGGCCGGACGAGTGGAACGTCGACCTGCCCAACCAGTTCGAGGCCGCTGAGCGCATCGCCCGCCGTCGTGGTCTCGGCCGGGAGCGGGTCGACTCGCTCGGCCTGCTGTCCCAGGAACGGGCCGCCGTGGCCTGGGCCGAGGAGCGGTTCAAGCGGGAGACCTTCGCCGTCCAGGTGCCCACCACCGAGGAGGAGCAGGCGGCCGGGCAGGGCATGTGGCGGCTCGTCGACCGCGACGAGGGCCTGCGTGACACCAGTATGGAGGCGCTCGCCCGGCTCAAGCCGGTGATGCCGACCGCCGTCCACACCGCGGGGAACTCCTCGCAGATATCGGACGGCGCCTGCGCCCTGATGTGGGCGTCGAAGCGCATGGCGAAGGCGCTCAAGCTCCGTCCGCGCGCGCGGATCGTCGCCCAGGCCCTGGTCGGTTCCGACCCGCACTTCCACCTCGACGGCCCGGTGGACGCCACCCGCGCGGTCCTCGGCAAAGCCGGGATGTCGCTCGGGGACATCGACCTCGTCGAGATCAACGAGGCATTCGCGTCCGTGGTGCTGAGCTGGGCCCGGGTCTTCGAACAGGACCTGGAGAAGGTCAACGTGAACGGGGGCGCCATCGCCCTCGGCCACCCGGTGGGAGCGACCGGGGCACGGCTGATCACCACGGCACTGCACGAACTGGAGCGAACCGACAAGGAGTTCGCGCTGATCACGATGTGCGCGGGCGGAGCGCTGGCCACCGGCACGATCATCCAGCGGCTGTAG
- a CDS encoding flavodoxin family protein, protein MAVPPITVVIAHHSGYGHTARQAAAVAEGVASVPGVRADARDVSVLDESLWTALAGAEAIIFGSPTYMGSTSAVFQAFAEASAPVWAERGWQDKLAAGFTNSAGVNGNKDNALLSMTVFAAQHGMTWVPLGLTPGWIYSSAGSPEDLNRLGGFVGAMAQSPADLGPDQAPGAADLRTARHLGERVARATLRQSLGRRAESDLAVTA, encoded by the coding sequence ATGGCTGTACCCCCGATCACCGTCGTCATCGCGCATCACAGCGGCTACGGGCACACCGCCCGCCAGGCCGCCGCCGTCGCCGAGGGCGTGGCGTCCGTGCCCGGCGTCCGTGCCGACGCGCGGGACGTCTCGGTTCTCGACGAAAGCCTGTGGACCGCCCTGGCCGGTGCCGAGGCGATCATCTTCGGGTCGCCGACGTACATGGGCTCCACCTCCGCCGTCTTCCAGGCGTTCGCCGAGGCGAGCGCGCCGGTCTGGGCCGAGCGCGGCTGGCAGGACAAACTCGCGGCGGGCTTCACCAACTCGGCGGGCGTCAACGGGAACAAGGACAACGCGCTGCTGTCGATGACCGTGTTCGCCGCCCAGCACGGCATGACCTGGGTGCCGCTCGGTCTGACCCCCGGCTGGATCTACTCCTCCGCCGGCAGCCCCGAGGACCTCAACCGGCTCGGCGGCTTCGTCGGCGCCATGGCCCAGTCGCCCGCCGACCTCGGCCCCGACCAGGCTCCCGGCGCGGCGGACCTGCGCACGGCACGGCACCTGGGCGAGCGGGTCGCCCGCGCCACCCTGCGCCAGAGCCTGGGCCGCCGGGCCGAGAGCGACCTGGCGGTCACGGCATGA
- a CDS encoding transglycosylase SLT domain-containing protein — protein MLRSLATRVSDRKKTVAASAAVLLAASGAVLGTTASASAASPQEIAKKIVPAGQYQAFSKIVEHESGWNFTATNSSSGAYGLVQALPASKMASAGADWKTNPATQIKWGLNYMNERYGSPNAAWSFWQANGWY, from the coding sequence TTGCTCCGCTCCCTCGCCACTCGTGTCTCCGACCGCAAGAAGACCGTCGCCGCCTCCGCAGCCGTGCTGCTGGCAGCCTCGGGCGCGGTACTGGGAACGACCGCTTCGGCCTCGGCCGCCAGCCCCCAGGAGATCGCCAAGAAGATCGTCCCGGCCGGCCAGTACCAGGCCTTCAGCAAGATCGTCGAGCACGAGTCGGGCTGGAACTTCACCGCGACCAACTCCTCAAGCGGCGCCTACGGCCTGGTCCAGGCCCTGCCGGCCTCGAAGATGGCCTCGGCCGGTGCCGACTGGAAGACGAACCCCGCCACGCAGATCAAGTGGGGCCTGAACTACATGAACGAGCGCTACGGAAGCCCGAACGCCGCCTGGTCGTTCTGGCAGGCCAACGGCTGGTACTGA
- a CDS encoding TetR/AcrR family transcriptional regulator, translating into MGRTSTARERLLDATGALMRSRGYSSLGVAEICARADVRKGSFYHFFESKQALTVEVVDAYWESERDCWAGVLAAPGSALDRLRALLEAMAAVQRRMKETSGTVDGCLLGNLALELSTQEPDVRARLETIFDEQIRLVAGVLGDAAAEGAITPDRASAAAARAVVAQLEGMVLFAKLKNDPAVLDDLWPHTLMLLGA; encoded by the coding sequence ATGGGACGCACCAGCACGGCACGCGAACGGCTCCTGGACGCCACCGGCGCACTCATGCGCAGCCGCGGCTACAGCAGCCTCGGCGTCGCCGAGATCTGTGCCCGCGCGGATGTGCGGAAGGGCAGCTTCTATCACTTCTTCGAGTCCAAGCAGGCGCTGACCGTCGAGGTCGTCGACGCCTACTGGGAGAGCGAGCGGGACTGCTGGGCCGGCGTCCTGGCCGCGCCGGGGTCCGCTCTCGACCGGCTGCGCGCGCTGCTGGAGGCCATGGCGGCGGTCCAGCGCCGGATGAAGGAGACCTCCGGCACGGTCGACGGCTGCCTGCTGGGCAACCTCGCCCTGGAACTGAGCACCCAGGAACCGGATGTCCGGGCCCGCCTGGAGACGATCTTCGACGAGCAGATCCGGCTGGTGGCCGGTGTCCTCGGGGACGCGGCGGCCGAAGGCGCGATCACGCCGGACCGCGCCTCCGCGGCGGCGGCCCGCGCGGTCGTCGCCCAGTTGGAGGGCATGGTGCTGTTCGCCAAGCTCAAGAACGACCCGGCGGTGCTCGACGACCTCTGGCCGCACACCCTCATGCTGCTGGGCGCCTGA